One genomic region from Danio aesculapii chromosome 24, fDanAes4.1, whole genome shotgun sequence encodes:
- the smyhc1 gene encoding slow myosin heavy chain 1, with translation MGDALMAEFGPAAPFLRKSDKERLEAQTRIFDMKKECFVPDPEVEYVKASITSRDGDKVTVDTEYGKTLTFKECDVHPQNPPKFDKIEDMAMFTFLHEPAVLFNLKERYAAWMIYTYSGLFCVTVNPYKWLPVYDSSVVKAYRGKKRTEAPPHIFSISDNAYQYMLSDRENQSVLITGESGAGKTVNTKRVIQYFASIAAVSGKKDAASEKKGTLEDQIIQANPALEAFGNAKTIRNDNSSRFGKFIRIHFGVSGKLASADIETYLLEKSRVTYQLKAERDYHIFYQILSQKKPELLEMLLITNNPYDYSYISQGETQVASIDDAEELIATDDAFDVLGFTQDEKSGIYKLTGAIMHFGNMKFKQKQREEQAEADGTEDADKVAYLMGLNSADLIKGLCHPRVKVGNEWVTKGQNVQQVYYSIGALAKSVYEKMFLWMVVRINQSLDTKQPRQYFIGVLDIAGFEIFDFNTFEQLCINFTNEKLQQFFNHHMFVLEQEEYKKEGIDWEFIDFGMDLQACIELIEKPMGIMSILEEECMFPKASDQTFKAKLYDNHLGKNPTFQKPRIVKGRPEAHFALVHYAGTVDYNISNWLVKNKDPLNETVVGLFQKSTVKLLSFLFAGYSGADSAQDSKGGKGGGKKKGSSFQTVSALHRENLNKLMTNLRSTHPHFVRCLIPNETKTPGAMENPLVMHQLRCNGVLEGIRICRKGFPNRILYGDFKQRYRILNPSAIPEGQFIDNKKAAEKLLGSLDIDHTQYKLGHTKVFFKAGLLGTLEEMRDDRLALIITGIQARARGILSRIEFQKIVERRDSLLVIQWNVRAFMGVKNWPWMKLYFKIKPLLKTAETEKEMANMKEEFTKLKEAYAKSEARKKELEEKMVSLLQEKNDLQLAVQSEQDNLVDAEERCEGLIKSKIQLEAKVKELTERLEDEEEMNAELVAKKRKLEDECSELKKDIDDLELTLAKVEKEKHATENKVKNLTEEMAALDEIIAKLTKEKKALQEAHQQTLDDLQSEEDKVNTLTKAKAKLEQQVDDLEGSLEQEKKLRMDLERAKRKLEGDLKLTQESIMDLENDKQQMEEKLKKKDFEIGQLNSKIEDEQALGAQLQKKLKELQARIEELEEELEAERAARAKVEKQRADLSRELEEISERLEEAGGATAAQIEMNKKREAEFQKLRRDLEEATLQHEATAATLRKKHADSVSDLGEQIDNLQRVKQKLEKEKSELKLELDDVVSNMEQIVKSKSNLEKMCRTLEDQMSEYRTKAEEGQRTINDFTMQKAKLQTENGELSRQLEEKDSLVSQLTRGKQSYTQQIEDLKRQLEEEVKAKNALAHAVQSARHDSDLLREQFEEEQEAKAELQRSLSKTNSEVAQWRTKYETDAIQRTEELEDAKKKLAQRLQEAEEAVEAVNAKCSSLEKTKHRLQNEIEDLMVDVERSNAAAAALDKKQRNFDKVLAEWKQKYEESQTELESAQKESRSLSTELFKLKNSYEEVLDQLETMKRENKNLQEEISDLTEQLGESGKSIHELEKIRKQLEQEKAEIQTALEEAEGSLEHEEGKILRAQLEFNQVKADIERKLSEKDEEMEQAKRNQQRVVDTLQSSLESETRSRNEALRLKKKMEGDLNEMEIQLSQANRQASEAQKQLKGLHGHVKDSQMQLDDALRGNDDLKENIAIVERRNNLLQAELDELRSLVEQTERGRKLAEQELLDVSERVQLLHAQNTSLLNQKKKLEGDNTQLQTEVEEAVQECRNAEEKAKKAITDAAMMAEELKKEQDTSAHLERMKKNMEQTIKDLQHRLDEAEQIAMKGGKKQVQKLESRVRELENEVELEQRKASESVKGVRKYERRIKELTYQTEEDRKNLARLQDLVDKLQLKVKSYKRAAEEAEEQANSNLGKFRKLQHELDEAEERADIAESQVNKMRAKSRDSGSKKGHDEE, from the exons ATGGGTGACGCCCTTATGGCAGAGTTTGGGCCTGCGGCTCCTTTCTTACGGAAGTCAGATAAGGAGCGTCTGGAGGCCCAAACTCGTATTTTTGACATGAAGAAGGAATGTTTTGTGCCTGACCCTGAGGTTGAGTACGTCAAAGCCTCCATCACCAGTAGAGATGGTGATAAAGTCACTGTTGACACTGAATATGGAAAG ACTCTTACTTTCAAGGAGTGCGATGTTCACCCTCAGAACCCGCCAAAGTTTGATAAAATTGAAGACATGGCGATGTTCACCTTCCTGCACGAGCCTGCTGTGCTGTTTAACCTCAAAGAGCGTTACGCAGCCTGGATGATCTAC ACCTATTCAGGGCTGTTCTGTGTCACTGTCAACCCATACAAGTGGCTGCCAGTGTACGATTCCTCTGTGGTCAAAGCCTACAGAGGCAAGAAGAGGACTGAAGCTCCTCCTCACATCTTCTCCATCTCTGACAACGCCTACCAGTACATGCTGTCAG ACAGAGAGAACCAGTCTGTCCTTATCAC TGGAGAATCTGGTGCTGGAAAGACTGTGAACACCAAGAGAGTCATTCAGTACTTTGCCAGCATTGCTGCAGTATCTGGGAAAAAGGATGCAGCTTCTGAGAAGAAG GGAACTCTGGAGGATCAAATCATCCAAGCTAACCCTGCTCTTGAGGCCTTTGGTAATGCCAAGACCATCAGAAATGACAACTCCTCCCGATTC GGTAAATTTATCCGAATTCACTTTGGTGTGAGTGGAAAATTGGCTTCAGCAGATATTGAAACTT ACCTGCTTGAGAAGTCTCGTGTCACTTATCAGCTCAAAGCTGAGAGAGACTACCACATCTTCTACCAGATCCTGTCTCAGAAGAAACCGGAGCTATTGG AGATGTTGCTCATCACCAACAACCCCTATGATTACTCCTACATCTCCCAAGGAGAGACGCAAGTGGCATCTATTGATGATGCTGAAGAGTTGATTGCCACTGAC GATGCCTTTGATGTGCTGGGCTTCACACAAGATGAAAAATCAGGCATCTACAAGCTGACTGGTGCCATCATGCACTTTGGTAACATGAAGTTCAAGCAGAAGCAGAGAGAGGAACAGGCAGAGGCTGATGGCACTGAAG ATGCTGACAAAGTCGCTTATCTGATGGGCTTGAACTCTGCTGACTTGATCAAGGGTTTGTGCCACCCAAGAGTCAAAGTAGGAAATGAGTGGGTCACCAAGGGACAGAATGTCCAACAG GTGTATTACTCGATTGGTGCTCTGGCAAAGTCAGTGTATGAGAAGATGTTCCTCTGGATGGTTGTGAGAATCAACCAATCCCtggacaccaaacagcctcgccAGTACTTCATTGGTGTGCTGGACATTGCTGGCTTTGAGATCTTTGAT TTCAACACCTTTGAGCAGCTGTGCATCAACTTCACTAATGAGAAGTTGCAGCAGTTCTTCAACCACCACATGTTTGTGCTGGAGCAAGAGGAATACAAGAAAGAGGGCATTGACTGGGAGTTCATTGACTTCGGCATGGACTTGCAGGCTTGTATTGAGCTTATTGAGAAG CCCATGGGTATCATGTCCATCCTAGAAGAGGAGTGCATGTTCCCCAAGGCTAGCGATCAAACATTCAAAGCTAAGCTTTATGACAACCACCTTGGTAAGAACCCTACTTTCCAGAAGCCCAGGATTGTCAAGGGTAGACCAGAAGCCCATTTCGCCCTGGTTCACTACGCTGGCACTGTTGACTACAATATTTCAAACTGGCTGGTGAAGAACAAGGATCCTCTCAATGAGACTGTTGTCGGACTCTTCCAAAAGTCTACAGTCAAGCTGTTGTCATTCTTGTTTGCTGGATATTCTGGAGCTGACTCAG CCCAAGATTCCAAGGGAGGTAAAGGAGGTGGAAAAAAGAAGGGATCTTCTTTCCAGACTGTGTCAGCCCTCCATAGG GAGAACTTGAATAAACTGATGACCAACCTGAGGTCAACTCACCCTCACTTTGTGCGTTGCCTGATCCCTAATGAGACAAAGACTCCTGGGGCGATGGAGAATCCTCTGGTCATGCACCAGCTGCGCTGTAACGGTGTGCTGGAGGGCATCAGAATCTGCAGAAAAGGCTTCCCCAACAGGATCTTGTATGGAGATTTTAAACAGAG ATACCGTATTCTGAACCCATCTGCTATCCCTGAGGGACAATTTATTGACAATAAGAAAGCTGCTGAGAAACTCCTGGGCTCATTGGACATTGATCACACACAGTACAAGTTAGGACATACTAAGGTGTTCTTCAAGGCTGGTCTTCTGGGTACTCTTGAGGAGATGCGAGATGACCGTCTTGCCCTCATCATTACTGGTATTCAAGCAAGAGCTCGTGGTATTCTCTCAAGAATTGAGTTCCAGAAAATTGTTGAACGCAG AGATTCATTGCTGGTGATCCAGTGGAATGTGCGTGCCTTCATGGGGGTCAAGAATTGGCCTTGGATGAAGCTGTATTTCAAGATCAAGCCACTGCTGAAGACTGCAGAGACTGAGAAAGAAATGGCCAACATGAAGGAGGAATTCACCAAGCTGAAGGAGGCTTATGCCAAATCTGAAGCTCGCAAAAAGGAGCTTGAAGAAAAAATGGTTTCCCTTCTCCAAGAGAAGAATGACCTGCAGCTTGCAGTGCAGTCT GAGCAAGATAATCTTGTTGATGCTGAGGAGAGATGTGAGGGTCTGATTAAGAGTAAGATCCAACTTGAGGCCAAAGTCAAAGAGCTAACTGAGAGGCTTGAGGATGAAGAGGAAATGAATGCAGAATTAGTGGCAAAGAAGAGAAAGCTAGAGGATGAATGTTCTGAACTCAAAAAAGACATTGATGACCTTGAACTCACTCTGGCCAAAGTAGAGAAAGAGAAACATGCGACTGAGAACAAG GTTAAAAACCTGACAGAAGAGATGGCAGCTTTGGATGAGATTATTGCTAAGCTGACCAAGGAGAAGAAAGCTCTACAGGAGGCCCATCAGCAAACACTGGATGACCTCCAGAGTGAGGAAGACAAAGTCAACACACTCACCAAAGCCAAAGCCAAACTAGAGCAACAAGTGGATGAT ctTGAAGGATCCTTGGAGCAAGAAAAGAAGCTCCGCATGGATCTTGAAAGGGCAAAGAGAAAGCTGGAGGGTGATTTAAAGTTGACCCAGGAAAGCATTATGGATTTGGAAAATGACAAACAGCAAATGGAGGAGAAGCTGAAGAA GAAGGACTTTGAAATTGGCCAGCTCAACAGCAAAATTGAGGATGAGCAAGCTCTTGGTGCCCAGCTCCAGAAGAAACTGAAGGAGCTTCAG GCCCGAATTGAAGAGCTTGAGGAAGAGCTGGAAGCCGAGAGAGCTGCCCGTGCCAAAGTTGAGAAACAGAGAGCTGATCTGTCCAGAGAACTGGAGGAGATCAGCGAGAGGTTGGAGGAGGCTGGTGGAGCCACTGCTGCCCAGATCGAGATGAACAAGAAACGTGAAGCTGAGTTCCAGAAACTGCGCAGAGACCTTGAAGAGGCCACTCTGCAGCATGAGGCCACTGCTGCTACACTGAGGAAGAAACATGCTGACAGTGTGTCTGATCTGGGAGAGCAGATCGACAACCTTCAGAGAGTCAAGCAGAAGCTGGAGAAAGAGAAGAGCGAGTTGAAGTTAGAGCTTGATGATGTGGTCTCCAACATGGAGCAGATTGTCAAGTCAAAG agCAATCTGGAGAAAATGTGCAGAACTCTGGAGGACCAGATGAGTGAATACAGAACCAAAGCAGAGGAAGGCCAGCGCACAATCAATGATTTCACTATGCAAAAAGCCAAGCTTCAAACTGAAAACG gtgaactgtccaGACAGCTGGAGGAGAAAGACTCCCTGGTGTCTCAGTTGACTAGAGGAAAGCAATCCTACACTCAGCAGATTGAAGACCTCAAGAGACAGCTAGAGGAGGAAGTCAAG GCTAAGAATGCCCTGGCACATGCAGTTCAGTCTGCTCGTCATGATTCTGACCTGCTGAGGGAGCAGTTTGAGGAGGAGCAGGAAGCCAAAGCTGAGCTGCAGCGTAGTCTGTCCAAGACAAACTCTGAGGTGGCTCAGTGGAGAACCAAGTATGAAACTGATGCCATCCAGAGGACTGAGGAGCTGGAGGATGCTAA GAAAAAATTGGCCCAGCGTCTCCAGGAAGCAGAAGAGGCTGTGGAAGCTGTTAATGCTAAATGCTCCTCTCTGGAGAAGACCAAACACAGGCTCCAGAATGAAATTGAAGATCTTATGGTGGATGTGGAGAGATccaatgctgctgctgctgctctaGACAAGAAGCAAAGAAACTTTGACAAG GTTTTGGCTGAGTGGAAGCAGAAGTATGAGGAGTCTCAGACTGAACTGGAAAGTGCCCAGAAAGAGTCCAGATCCCTGAGCACTGAACTCTTCAAGCTGAAGAACTCATATGAAGAGGTCCTGGATCAGCTTGAGACTATGAAGAGAGAGAACAAGAACCTTCAAG aggaaatttCTGACCTTACTGAGCAACTTGGAGAATCAGGAAAGAGCATCCATGAGTTGGAGAAAATCAGAAAGCAGTTGGAGCAGGAAAAAGCAGAGATCCAGACAGCCTTAGAGGAGGCTGAG GGTTCTCTTGAACACGAGGAAGGCAAGATCTTAAGAGCTCAGTTGGAGTTCAATCAGGTCAAAGCTGACATTGAACGTAAGCTGTCTGAGAAAGATGAAGAGATGGAGCAGGCCAAGAGGAACCAGCAGAGAGTGGTGGATACCCTGCAGAGCTCACTGGAATCAGAGACTCGCAGCAGGAATGAAGCTCTCAGACTGAAGAAGAAGATGGAGGGAGACCTCAATGAGATGGAGATTCAGCTCAGCCAGGCTAACAGGCAGGCATCAGAAGCCCAGAAGCAACTCAAGGGTCTTCATGGACATGTCAAG GATTCTCAAATGCAACTGGATGACGCTCTGCGTGGCAATGATGATCTCAAAGAGAACATCGCCATTGTGGAGAGACGCAACAATCTGCTGCAGGCTGAACTGGATGAGCTGAGATCCCTGGTGGAACAGACTGAGAGAGGAAGGAAACTGGCTGAGCAGGAACTGCTGGACGTCAGTGAGAGAGTTCAGCTCCTGCATGCGCag AACACCAGCCTGCTGAATCAGAAGAAGAAGCTGGAGGGAGATAATACTCAGCTTCAGACTGAGGTTGAGGAGGCAGTTCAGGAGTGCAGGAATGCTGAGGAAAAGGCCAAGAAGGCCATCACTGATGCTGCCATGATGGCAGAGGAGCTGAAGAAGGAGCAGGACACCAGTGCTCATCTGGAGCGCATGAAGAAGAACATGGAGCAGACCATCAAGGACCTGCAGCACCGTCTGGATGAAGCTGAGCAGATCGCCATGAAGGGTGGCAAGAAGCAGGTCCAGAAACTGGAATCTAGG GTGAGAGAACTGGAGAATGAGGTGGAGTTGGAACAGAGAAAGGCGAGCGAGTCTGTAAAAGGAGTCCGTAAATATGAGAGACGCATCAAGGAGCTCACCTACCAG ACTGAGGAAGACCGTAAGAATCTGGCTCGTCTTCAAGACCTGGTGGACAAACTGCAGCTGAAGGTCAAGTC